In Flavobacterium gelatinilyticum, a genomic segment contains:
- the rpmI gene encoding 50S ribosomal protein L35: MPKMKTKSSAKKRFKVTGSGKIKRKHAFKSHILTKKSKKRKLALTHSALVHKTDEKSIKQQLRII; the protein is encoded by the coding sequence ATGCCTAAAATGAAAACTAAATCTAGCGCTAAGAAACGTTTTAAAGTTACTGGCTCTGGAAAGATTAAAAGAAAGCATGCTTTTAAAAGTCACATCTTGACTAAAAAATCTAAAAAACGTAAATTAGCTTTGACACACTCAGCGCTAGTTCACAAAACTGATGAGAAAAGCATCAAACAACAATTAAGAATTATCTAA
- a CDS encoding sensor histidine kinase, producing the protein MIPKYQLFFLYLLISFVAVCSCQENNSDIEEIKNSKIKTENINTDVIYDKGLRNNIVRTESITKQINSIKSQIDNSTETELKNNFLLYIKLSDSLNKINLKNQNQFAAKYNSKNLNLKIKTYKTENELQLERQKNRNIVSYIIILLSLTLILILYFYLTSKANKEKVDATYKSEIRIAKKLHDELANDLYHTIAFTEHKNLSVQENKEQLLNNLDVIYSRIRDISKENSFIVTDENYVFYLKEMISGFHTSNINLLINGLDSICWNCVERNKKITTYRIIQELLVNMKKHSEATLVGINFKEAGKKITINYTDNGKGAAINNKTFKSGLHNIENRIQNIRGEINIDTNPNKGFKVVFKFPI; encoded by the coding sequence ATGATACCAAAATACCAGCTGTTTTTTCTCTATTTATTAATCTCTTTTGTTGCTGTCTGTTCTTGTCAGGAAAACAACTCAGACATAGAAGAAATAAAAAACAGCAAAATTAAAACAGAGAATATCAATACAGATGTAATTTATGACAAAGGTCTTCGAAATAATATTGTCAGAACTGAATCTATTACAAAACAAATTAATTCAATAAAATCACAAATTGACAACAGCACAGAGACTGAACTAAAAAATAACTTTCTCCTTTATATTAAGTTAAGTGACAGCTTGAACAAAATCAATTTAAAGAACCAAAATCAGTTTGCTGCTAAATACAATTCTAAAAATCTAAATTTAAAAATTAAGACCTATAAAACCGAAAATGAACTGCAGCTGGAAAGGCAGAAAAACAGAAATATTGTTTCGTACATTATCATTTTACTGAGTCTAACCCTGATTCTTATTCTTTATTTCTACTTAACATCTAAAGCAAACAAAGAAAAAGTTGATGCCACATACAAAAGCGAAATACGTATTGCTAAAAAACTGCATGATGAATTAGCAAATGATCTCTATCACACGATCGCTTTTACAGAACATAAAAATCTTTCTGTACAGGAAAATAAAGAACAACTGCTAAATAATCTTGATGTAATATATTCCAGAATAAGGGATATCTCCAAAGAAAACAGTTTTATTGTAACAGATGAAAATTATGTTTTTTACCTAAAAGAAATGATTTCCGGCTTCCATACTTCTAATATAAACTTACTTATTAATGGTCTGGATTCCATCTGTTGGAATTGTGTCGAAAGAAATAAAAAAATTACAACCTACAGAATAATACAGGAACTGCTTGTAAACATGAAAAAACATAGTGAAGCAACACTGGTGGGAATCAATTTTAAAGAAGCAGGAAAAAAGATTACTATCAATTATACCGATAATGGAAAAGGGGCAGCTATAAATAATAAAACTTTTAAAAGCGGACTTCACAACATCGAAAATCGAATTCAAAATATAAGAGGAGAAATAAACATTGATACAAATCCTAATAAAGGATTTAAAGTGGTTTTTAAATTCCCCATATAA
- the rplT gene encoding 50S ribosomal protein L20 produces the protein MPRSVNSVAKRARRKKIMKQAKGFFGRRKNVWTVAKNAVEKAMSYAYRDRKQNKRNFRSLWIQRINAGARLEGMSYSQFMGKVKANGIELNRKVLADLAMNHPEAFKAILNKVK, from the coding sequence ATGCCAAGATCGGTAAATTCAGTTGCTAAAAGAGCAAGAAGAAAAAAAATAATGAAGCAAGCCAAAGGTTTCTTTGGAAGACGTAAAAACGTTTGGACAGTTGCTAAGAACGCGGTAGAGAAAGCGATGAGCTACGCTTACCGTGACAGAAAACAGAACAAAAGAAATTTCCGTTCATTATGGATTCAACGTATCAACGCTGGAGCTAGATTAGAAGGAATGTCTTATTCTCAATTCATGGGGAAAGTTAAAGCTAACGGAATCGAATTGAACCGTAAAGTTCTTGCAGATTTAGCTATGAACCACCCTGAAGCTTTCAAAGCAATTCTTAATAAAGTAAAATAA
- a CDS encoding carboxymuconolactone decarboxylase family protein, whose amino-acid sequence MKSRIVIPQAAPEAYQALMNLEKYISTTSLTSTHKELIKIRASQINGCAFCINMHTADARKQGETEQRIYLISAWREADVFTEEEKAILALTEQVTLISNHVSDEVYENAARLFDDKYLAEIILTIITINSWNRLAITTGLRAV is encoded by the coding sequence ATGAAATCAAGAATTGTTATTCCACAGGCTGCTCCAGAAGCATATCAGGCTTTAATGAATTTAGAAAAATATATTTCTACAACTTCACTAACATCTACACATAAAGAATTAATTAAAATACGCGCTTCTCAAATAAACGGTTGTGCCTTTTGTATCAATATGCATACTGCTGATGCCAGAAAGCAGGGTGAAACAGAACAGCGTATTTACTTGATCAGTGCATGGCGTGAGGCCGATGTTTTTACTGAGGAAGAAAAAGCTATTTTGGCCTTAACAGAACAGGTAACTTTAATAAGTAATCATGTTTCTGATGAAGTTTATGAAAATGCCGCGCGTTTATTTGATGATAAATATCTCGCCGAAATTATCCTGACTATCATTACAATTAATTCATGGAACAGACTCGCTATTACAACCGGATTGAGAGCTGTCTAA
- the infC gene encoding translation initiation factor IF-3 yields MAIKSNRGFQPRVEKKDAHRINNLIRVPEVRLVGENIEPGVFKIADALRLADQFELDLVEISPNAEPPVCKIMDYKKFVYEQKKRDKALKAKSSQVVVKEIRFGPQTDEHDYEFKRKNAEKFLKEGAKLKAFVFFKGRSIIYKDQGQILLLRLATDLEEYGKVEAMPVLEGKRMIMFIAPKKKK; encoded by the coding sequence ATAGCAATAAAAAGTAACAGAGGTTTTCAACCTCGAGTAGAGAAAAAAGATGCGCACAGAATAAACAATCTTATTCGTGTTCCTGAAGTACGTCTTGTAGGTGAAAACATTGAACCTGGGGTTTTTAAAATAGCAGATGCGCTGCGTTTAGCTGACCAATTTGAATTGGATTTAGTTGAAATTTCGCCAAATGCTGAGCCGCCGGTTTGTAAAATCATGGATTACAAGAAATTTGTTTACGAACAAAAGAAGCGTGATAAGGCATTAAAAGCTAAATCATCTCAGGTTGTGGTAAAAGAAATTCGTTTTGGTCCTCAGACAGATGAGCATGATTATGAATTTAAAAGAAAAAATGCTGAAAAGTTCCTAAAAGAAGGAGCTAAATTAAAAGCATTCGTTTTCTTTAAAGGGCGTTCAATCATCTATAAAGATCAGGGACAAATTTTATTATTACGTCTTGCTACAGATTTAGAAGAATATGGTAAAGTTGAAGCGATGCCGGTTCTGGAAGGAAAGAGAATGATTATGTTCATTGCTCCTAAGAAAAAGAAATAA
- a CDS encoding Crp/Fnr family transcriptional regulator, with protein sequence MFTALLNHIQKFTTLNREEIDILESSITFSKVKKKEHLLKEGQICNTLYFVTKGCARQYIINPKGTEQTLQFAIENWWITDYLSYHNTTPSHFYIQAVENCEIIALEKSILEPLLIQIPKLERYFRIVSQKSFGAAQMRIKFLFTMSAEERYHHFYNQNPDFVQRVPQYMLASYLDFSAEFMSKIRAGKV encoded by the coding sequence ATGTTTACAGCGCTTTTAAATCATATTCAGAAATTCACCACTTTAAATCGTGAGGAAATTGATATTTTGGAATCAAGCATTACTTTTTCTAAAGTAAAGAAGAAAGAACATTTATTAAAAGAAGGCCAAATCTGCAATACCTTATACTTTGTAACTAAAGGCTGTGCAAGGCAATATATAATTAATCCGAAAGGAACTGAACAAACTCTCCAGTTTGCGATTGAAAACTGGTGGATAACTGATTATTTAAGCTATCACAATACTACTCCATCCCACTTTTATATTCAGGCTGTGGAAAACTGCGAAATAATTGCGCTTGAAAAAAGTATCTTAGAACCTCTTTTAATTCAGATTCCTAAACTGGAAAGATATTTTAGAATAGTTTCCCAAAAATCATTTGGAGCTGCTCAAATGCGAATAAAGTTTTTGTTTACCATGTCGGCAGAAGAACGATATCATCATTTTTACAATCAAAATCCCGATTTTGTACAGCGTGTGCCTCAATATATGCTTGCCTCCTATTTGGACTTCTCGGCTGAGTTTATGAGCAAAATAAGAGCCGGAAAAGTGTAA
- a CDS encoding response regulator: MFQKVLVAEDLDSISLSVIKALEELQIPVIDHVKYCDEGLIKIKKALNEKKPYDLLISDLSFKADHRKINISSGETMIEQINAVQPKLKKIVFSIEDKSYRIKALFSDLGINAYVTKGRNSIEELKNAVERTFNNEENILSSDLNFNFNDKSLIEIESYDISILSLLAKGYILENISNDFKANSITPNGTSSIEKRINKLKIYFKANNNVHLIAIAKDFGLV, from the coding sequence ATGTTCCAAAAAGTTTTAGTCGCAGAAGATTTAGACAGTATTAGTTTATCCGTCATTAAAGCGCTCGAAGAGTTACAAATTCCGGTAATCGATCACGTAAAATACTGCGATGAAGGCCTGATAAAAATAAAAAAAGCTTTAAATGAAAAAAAGCCGTACGATTTACTGATAAGTGATTTGTCATTTAAAGCAGATCATCGCAAAATAAATATTTCCAGCGGTGAAACCATGATAGAGCAAATTAATGCCGTACAGCCGAAACTAAAAAAAATAGTTTTTTCTATCGAAGACAAATCATATCGAATTAAAGCTCTGTTTAGTGATTTAGGAATTAACGCTTATGTCACTAAAGGGAGAAATAGTATTGAGGAATTAAAAAATGCTGTTGAAAGAACTTTTAACAATGAAGAAAACATACTGTCATCAGATCTGAATTTTAATTTTAATGATAAATCATTGATTGAGATAGAATCTTACGATATATCAATTTTATCACTTTTGGCAAAAGGGTATATTTTAGAAAACATTTCAAACGATTTTAAAGCCAATTCTATCACTCCAAATGGAACGAGCAGTATCGAAAAAAGAATAAATAAACTAAAAATCTATTTTAAGGCAAATAATAATGTACACTTAATTGCTATAGCAAAGGATTTTGGCTTAGTCTGA
- the thrS gene encoding threonine--tRNA ligase, which yields MIKITLPDGSIREFAQGVTPMEVAKNISEGFARNVISASFNGTTIETETPLTTDGNLILYTWNDAEGKKAFWHSTSHVMAQALEELYPGIKLTLGPAIANGFYYDVDFEDQKISEADFKKIEDRILEIARGKFDFKMRPVTKAEALETYKDNVYKTELISNLEDGTITFCDHATFTDLCRGGHIPNTGIIKAVKIMSVAGAYWRGDEKNKQLTRVYGTSFPKQKDLTEYLELLEEAKRRDHRKLGKELELFAFSQKVGQGLPLWLPKGAALRDRLEQFLKRAQKKAGYEQVVSPHIGQKELYVTSGHYAKYGADSFQPIHTPAEGEEFLLKPMNCPHHCEIYNVRPWSYKDLPKRYAEFGTVYRYEQSGELHGLTRVRGFTQDDAHIFCTPEQLDEEFKKVIDLVLYVFGSLGFENFTAQISLRDQEDREKYIGTDENWEKAENAIINAAKDKGLNTVVEYGEAAFYGPKLDFMVKDALGRQWQLGTIQVDYNLPERFELTYKGADNELHRPVMIHRAPFGSMERFIAILLEHTAGNFPLWLMPEQAIILSLSEKYENYAKKVLDLLENHEIRALIDNRNETIGKKIRDAEMQKIPFMLIVGEEEEKNGTISIRRHGQEGKGNITVSIEEFAAIVDEEIKKTLKVFTV from the coding sequence ATGATCAAGATTACTTTACCCGATGGGTCAATTAGAGAGTTCGCTCAAGGCGTAACTCCAATGGAGGTCGCTAAAAACATTAGCGAAGGTTTTGCCAGAAACGTGATTTCTGCATCTTTTAATGGTACAACTATTGAAACCGAAACTCCATTGACGACCGACGGTAATCTTATATTATATACATGGAATGATGCCGAAGGAAAAAAAGCTTTCTGGCATTCGACTTCGCACGTAATGGCTCAAGCTCTTGAAGAATTGTATCCTGGAATTAAATTAACTCTTGGACCTGCAATTGCAAATGGCTTTTATTATGATGTTGATTTTGAAGATCAGAAAATTTCTGAAGCTGACTTTAAGAAGATTGAAGATCGTATCCTTGAGATTGCGAGAGGAAAATTCGATTTTAAAATGCGTCCTGTAACTAAAGCTGAAGCTTTAGAGACATACAAAGACAATGTTTACAAGACTGAATTGATTTCTAATCTTGAAGATGGAACAATTACTTTCTGTGATCATGCTACTTTTACTGATTTATGCCGCGGCGGACATATTCCGAATACCGGAATTATCAAAGCTGTAAAAATCATGAGTGTTGCCGGTGCTTACTGGAGAGGTGACGAGAAAAACAAACAGTTGACTCGTGTTTACGGAACTTCTTTCCCTAAACAAAAAGATTTAACTGAATATCTTGAACTCCTTGAAGAAGCAAAACGTCGTGATCACCGTAAATTAGGAAAAGAACTTGAATTGTTTGCTTTCTCTCAAAAAGTGGGACAAGGCTTGCCATTATGGCTGCCTAAAGGCGCTGCTTTAAGAGATCGTTTGGAGCAATTCTTAAAAAGAGCACAAAAGAAAGCAGGTTACGAGCAGGTTGTCAGCCCTCATATTGGTCAAAAAGAACTTTATGTTACTTCTGGCCACTATGCCAAATACGGAGCAGACAGCTTCCAGCCTATTCATACTCCTGCAGAAGGTGAAGAGTTTTTATTGAAACCAATGAACTGTCCTCACCACTGCGAGATTTACAATGTAAGACCTTGGTCATATAAGGATTTACCGAAACGTTATGCCGAATTTGGTACTGTTTACAGATATGAGCAGTCTGGAGAATTACATGGTTTAACTCGTGTTAGAGGGTTTACTCAGGATGATGCTCACATTTTCTGTACTCCAGAACAATTAGACGAAGAGTTTAAAAAGGTAATCGACCTTGTATTATATGTATTTGGTTCTTTAGGTTTTGAAAACTTTACTGCTCAGATTTCATTGAGAGATCAGGAAGACAGAGAAAAATATATTGGAACTGATGAAAACTGGGAAAAAGCCGAAAATGCTATTATCAATGCAGCAAAAGACAAGGGTCTGAATACTGTTGTAGAATATGGTGAAGCAGCATTTTATGGTCCGAAGCTGGATTTCATGGTAAAAGATGCTTTGGGAAGACAATGGCAGTTAGGAACAATTCAGGTGGATTATAACTTACCTGAGCGTTTTGAATTGACTTACAAAGGTGCTGATAATGAATTACATCGTCCTGTTATGATTCACAGAGCTCCTTTTGGATCTATGGAACGTTTTATAGCAATTTTACTAGAGCATACAGCAGGAAATTTCCCACTTTGGCTTATGCCTGAGCAGGCTATTATCTTGTCTTTGAGCGAGAAATACGAAAATTATGCTAAAAAAGTTTTAGATTTGCTAGAAAATCACGAAATTCGCGCCCTAATTGACAACCGAAATGAAACTATCGGTAAGAAAATTAGAGATGCAGAAATGCAGAAAATTCCATTTATGCTTATTGTTGGTGAGGAAGAAGAGAAAAACGGTACGATCTCTATCCGTCGTCATGGACAAGAAGGAAAAGGTAACATTACAGTTTCAATCGAAGAATTTGCTGCGATTGTAGACGAAGAAATAAAAAAGACATTAAAAGTATTTACAGTTTAA